A genomic segment from Aegilops tauschii subsp. strangulata cultivar AL8/78 chromosome 1, Aet v6.0, whole genome shotgun sequence encodes:
- the LOC109732822 gene encoding probable plastid-lipid-associated protein 10, chloroplastic, with product MALAAAPSRRFPAAPSQPSPSSPLQRHAHFRPHNPRRSPPPLLAAAAAAPLTAADTEGRKHDLLRAVQETGRGSGASPDQRAAIEEAIVSVEELGAGEGAPLDLAALDGTWRLCYTSASDVLMLFEAAERLPLLQVGQIYQKFECKGRSDGGIVRNVVRWSIENLLEEQEGATLMVSAKFDVLSKRNIFLQFEEVAVENIKISEQLQALIAPAILPRSFLSLQILQFLKTFRAQVPISSPERRSPGGLYYLSYLDRDMLLGRSIGGGGVFIFTRAQPLL from the exons ATGGCGCTCGCCGCCGCTCCCTCCCGCCGGTTCCCCGCCGCTCCTTCCCAACCATCGCCGTCTTCGCCTCTCCAGAGACACGCCCACTTCCGCCCTCATAACCCACGTCGCAGCCCTCCTCCACtcctcgccgccgcggccgccgcccCGCTCACCGCA GCGGACACGGAGGGGCGGAAGCACGACCTGCTGCGGGCGGTGCAGGAGACGGGACGCGGCTCGGGTGCCAGCCCCGACCAGCGCGCGGCCATCGAGGAGGCCATT GTGTCCGTGGAGGAGCTCGGCGCCGGGGAGGGGGCACCGTTGGACCTCGCTGCGCTCGACGGCACCTGGAGGCTGTGCTACACGTCTGCGTCGGACGTGCTTATGCTCTTCGAGGCGGCCGAGAGACTCCCTCTCCTGCAG GTAGGGCAAATATACCAGAAGTTTGAGTGCAAGGGTCGGTCAGatggtggaattgtgcggaatgtCGTGCGTTGGAGCATCGAGAACTTGCTGGAG GAGCAAGAGGGTGCAACACTGATGGTCTCTGCAAAATTTGATGTTCTGTCTAAGCGCAACATATTTCTTCAGTTCGAGGAG GTTGCTGTAGAGAATATCAAGATTAGTGAGCAGCTACAAGCACTGATAGCTCCTGCTATACTTCCTCGGTCTTTTTTGAGTCTTCAG ATATTGCAGTTCCTTAAAACTTTCCGAGCTCAAGTTCCTATCAGCAGCCCCGAAAG ACGATCACCTGGAGGACTATACTATCTTTCTTACCTTGACCGTGACATGCTCCTGGGGCGTTCAATTGGCGGCGGTGGTGTTTTTATTTTCACAAGAGCCCAGCCTCTGTTATGA
- the LOC109732825 gene encoding uncharacterized protein has translation MEVLGKSVIAEPSNVIFLSTILNTEGEIPSHKCDKRCQNEHIFGNMYRCKLTGMTHICDKNCNQRILYDNHNSLCRVSGQLFPLSPLELTAVRGIRRKHEADSNEGCSFKRRRGAQLHPSPFERSYSAVSPIPSQAGDGMDLS, from the coding sequence ATGGAGGTACTTGGCAAATCTGTGATTGCTGAGCCCAGCAATGTGATTTTCTTGTCCACTATTCTGAACACAGAAGGGGAAATCCCCAGTCACAAGTGTGACAAGAGGTGCCAGAATGAGCACATCTTTGGAAACATGTACCGCTGCAAACTGACTGGAATGACGCACATTTGTGACAAAAACTGTAACCAGAGGATCCTCTATGACAACCACAACTCGCTTTGCCGAGTGAGTGGGCAGTTGTTCCCGCTCTCACCACTGGAGCTGACGGCAGTGAGGGGGATTCGGAGGAAGCATGAAGCCGACAGCAATGAAGGGTGCTCCTTCAAGCGCAGGCGTGGTGCACAGCTCCATCCTTCCCCTTTTGAGAGGTCCTACTCTGCCGTGTCTCCGATACCGAGCCAAGCTGGAGATGGCATGGACCTGAGCTAG